Proteins encoded within one genomic window of Thiothrix litoralis:
- a CDS encoding Maf family protein, which produces MQVHAPQFILASASPRRRELLTQIGLHFVVQTADVDETPLLGETPAALVERLAILKAETVWNTRRDVLNTPVLPVLGSDTLGILNGELLVKPRDVEHARQMLRQMSGQQHEILTAVALATTAGVQLAVSRSVVKFRTITDPEILAYWETGEPHDKAGAYAIQGLGAVFVENLQGSYSGVMGLPLFETAQLLAAAGIHTL; this is translated from the coding sequence ATGCAGGTTCATGCCCCGCAGTTTATTCTGGCATCTGCCTCGCCACGCCGTCGCGAACTCCTGACGCAGATCGGCCTGCACTTTGTGGTGCAAACGGCGGATGTGGATGAAACGCCGTTGCTAGGTGAAACGCCTGCCGCCTTGGTCGAACGTTTGGCTATCTTAAAAGCTGAAACCGTTTGGAATACCCGCAGGGACGTATTGAATACGCCCGTTTTACCCGTTCTCGGTTCTGACACCCTCGGCATTCTCAACGGCGAACTCTTGGTGAAACCGCGTGATGTTGAACATGCCCGGCAGATGTTGCGGCAAATGTCTGGTCAGCAGCACGAAATCCTGACCGCTGTGGCTCTGGCGACAACGGCAGGTGTACAGCTCGCGGTGAGCCGTAGTGTGGTCAAGTTCCGCACAATCACTGACCCTGAAATTCTGGCATACTGGGAAACCGGGGAACCACACGACAAAGCGGGTGCTTATGCCATTCAAGGGCTTGGCGCGGTTTTCGTCGAAAATTTGCAAGGTTCCTATTCCGGGGTAATGGGATTGCCTCTGTTTGAGACGGCGCAATTGCTGGCAGCAGCAGGCATCCACACATTATAG
- the nadD gene encoding nicotinate-nucleotide adenylyltransferase, whose protein sequence is MIGILGGTFDPVHYAHLRTALEVAEHFGVADMRLIPGNVPPHRPQPVASPAQRLAMLQMALVSEPRLQADDRELRREGHSYSIDTLQSFRDEMGTERPILFALGVDAFLHFQRWHRWDEILGLAHLVVVHRPGYSLPPDDWYEPYLSANPAELCTTPAGRIYLLPVTALDISATQVRERLKQGKSPRYLLPDSVLDSIQRHQLYCEKINGT, encoded by the coding sequence ATGATTGGTATTCTTGGCGGCACATTTGACCCGGTTCATTACGCTCACTTGCGCACGGCACTGGAGGTGGCGGAGCATTTTGGCGTGGCTGACATGCGCCTGATTCCGGGGAATGTGCCACCGCATCGCCCGCAGCCGGTGGCTAGCCCGGCACAACGCTTGGCTATGCTGCAAATGGCGCTGGTTTCTGAGCCGCGTTTGCAGGCGGATGACCGTGAATTGCGGCGTGAAGGGCATTCTTACAGCATTGATACCTTGCAATCGTTCCGTGATGAAATGGGCACTGAGCGCCCGATTCTTTTTGCCTTGGGTGTTGATGCGTTCCTGCATTTTCAGCGCTGGCATCGTTGGGATGAAATTTTAGGGCTTGCGCATCTGGTCGTGGTGCACCGTCCGGGGTATAGTCTGCCCCCTGACGATTGGTATGAGCCTTATCTAAGCGCAAACCCCGCCGAGTTATGCACCACACCCGCAGGCAGGATTTACCTGTTACCCGTAACCGCACTGGATATTTCCGCAACACAGGTGCGTGAACGATTGAAACAGGGAAAATCCCCTCGATATTTGTTACCAGACAGCGTGCTGGATTCTATTCAACGACATCAACTTTACTGCGAAAAAATTAATGGAACTTGA
- a CDS encoding SurA N-terminal domain-containing protein: MNKPTFALVLALLLQPVWADNGGTALDQIAAVVNSDVIMMSEAQKRAQIMRSSSKAADSLSPQDLLKQAVDSLILENLQIQKAEAAGIQIDDVTLNKTVAGVAAQNKLSLPAFQQALQQEGIDYAEFREQTRRKLMADTLRKREVQSRVKTDDPQAASAQADEQYQAWLQELRNDAYVEYRIPVAPSGLTLQ; the protein is encoded by the coding sequence ATGAATAAACCAACGTTTGCCCTTGTACTGGCGCTGTTACTCCAACCTGTTTGGGCTGATAACGGCGGCACGGCACTCGACCAGATTGCCGCTGTCGTCAACAGCGATGTCATCATGATGAGCGAAGCCCAGAAACGCGCACAAATCATGCGCTCTTCCAGCAAAGCTGCCGACAGCCTGTCGCCACAGGATCTGCTCAAACAAGCTGTCGACAGCCTGATTCTGGAAAACCTGCAAATCCAGAAAGCGGAAGCGGCGGGTATTCAGATTGATGACGTCACCCTCAACAAGACCGTTGCGGGGGTTGCCGCCCAGAACAAATTGAGCCTGCCCGCTTTCCAGCAAGCCCTGCAACAGGAAGGCATCGACTACGCCGAATTCCGCGAACAAACCCGCCGCAAACTCATGGCAGATACGCTGCGGAAACGTGAGGTGCAAAGCCGGGTAAAAACAGACGACCCGCAAGCTGCCAGCGCTCAGGCTGATGAACAATATCAGGCATGGTTACAGGAACTGCGTAATGACGCTTATGTGGAATACCGCATTCCGGTTGCCCCTAGCGGTCTGACTTTGCAATAA
- the rlmH gene encoding 23S rRNA (pseudouridine(1915)-N(3))-methyltransferase RlmH, producing MRIHLLAIGTKMPGWVNTGTEEYASRMPPQCQVLIREIAAEKRTKNSDLNRIRQSEGEKLLAAIPDGNLVVTLDVKGKPWSTEQLSQQLDSWMMSGRDVSLLVGGPEGLSPACLQRAEQSWSLSPLTFPHPLVRIVVAEQLFRAWSILTNHPYHRGD from the coding sequence GTGCGCATTCACTTGCTAGCGATTGGCACGAAAATGCCGGGGTGGGTGAACACTGGCACGGAAGAATATGCTAGTCGGATGCCACCCCAGTGCCAAGTGTTGATCCGCGAAATTGCCGCCGAGAAACGCACTAAGAACAGTGATTTGAACCGCATTCGTCAGAGTGAAGGTGAAAAATTGCTGGCCGCTATTCCTGATGGCAATCTGGTGGTTACGTTGGATGTGAAAGGCAAGCCGTGGTCTACCGAGCAGCTTTCCCAACAACTCGATAGCTGGATGATGTCTGGTCGTGATGTCAGCTTGCTGGTGGGGGGGCCGGAAGGTTTGTCGCCCGCCTGCCTGCAACGTGCCGAGCAAAGCTGGTCATTGTCACCCTTGACGTTCCCGCATCCGCTGGTGCGTATCGTGGTGGCGGAGCAATTGTTTCGTGCTTGGAGCATCCTCACCAACCACCCTTATCATCGGGGAGATTAA
- the pdxA gene encoding 4-hydroxythreonine-4-phosphate dehydrogenase PdxA, producing the protein MENHKLRIAITAGEPAGIGSDIILTLLQQQQWPVDLVVIADPAVLRDRARQLGISLRLRPYTPDEDQRPCNAGECFILPIACAEPVETGVLNPANAEYVLQTLRRATAGCMSGEFAAMVTAPLHKGIINDAGIPFTGHTEFLAELTDTPLPVMMLTAGTLRVALATTHVPLGMVSFLITQDLLEDVLVILHRDLQEKFGIADPHILVCGLNPHAGEGGHLGMEEIDVIIPTIQRLQQRGMKLTGPLPADTLFTPRHLQGADAVLAMYHDQGLPVLKYAGFGKAINITLGLPIIRTSVDHGTALDLAGTGKAETGSLREAIELAVQLGRNKQQDRD; encoded by the coding sequence ATGGAAAATCACAAGCTACGCATCGCCATTACAGCGGGGGAACCTGCCGGGATTGGCTCTGACATCATCCTGACCCTGCTGCAACAGCAACAATGGCCAGTCGATTTGGTGGTGATTGCTGACCCTGCGGTCTTGCGTGACCGCGCCCGGCAACTCGGCATCAGCCTGCGGCTACGCCCCTACACCCCCGATGAAGACCAACGGCCTTGCAACGCGGGGGAATGCTTCATCCTGCCCATCGCTTGTGCAGAGCCTGTCGAAACTGGCGTGCTCAACCCGGCGAATGCAGAATACGTGCTGCAAACCCTGCGACGGGCAACAGCGGGCTGCATGAGTGGCGAATTCGCAGCCATGGTTACTGCCCCCTTGCACAAAGGCATCATTAATGACGCGGGTATCCCGTTTACCGGGCACACTGAATTTCTGGCGGAACTGACTGACACCCCGCTGCCGGTGATGATGCTAACGGCGGGGACGCTGCGGGTAGCATTAGCAACCACGCATGTGCCACTGGGCATGGTCAGTTTCCTGATCACCCAAGACTTGTTGGAAGATGTATTGGTTATCCTGCATCGTGACTTGCAAGAAAAGTTCGGCATCGCCGACCCGCATATTCTGGTTTGTGGGCTTAACCCCCATGCCGGTGAGGGCGGGCATCTGGGTATGGAAGAGATAGATGTCATCATCCCGACGATTCAACGCTTGCAACAACGTGGTATGAAACTGACTGGCCCGTTACCGGCTGATACCCTGTTCACCCCCCGGCATTTACAAGGGGCGGATGCGGTATTGGCGATGTATCACGACCAAGGCTTGCCCGTACTCAAGTACGCGGGATTTGGCAAAGCCATCAACATTACCTTGGGATTGCCCATTATCCGCACCTCGGTGGATCACGGCACGGCACTGGACTTGGCAGGCACTGGTAAAGCCGAAACCGGCAGCTTACGTGAAGCCATCGAACTTGCTGTGCAGTTGGGAAGAAACAAACAGCAGGACAGAGATTGA
- the dapE gene encoding succinyl-diaminopimelate desuccinylase, with product MSATLDLAIDLISRPSVTPLDEGCQQLLADRLAPLGFVAEHLRFGDVDNIWLRRGTTSPVFCFAGHTDVVPTGPLDAWDSHPFQPEIRDGMLYGRGSADMKGSIAAFAIACETFVRENPNHQGSIAFLITSDEEGPSINGTVKVVEWLEQRNEKIDWCLVGEPSSTCCVGDVVKNGRRGSLNGILTVIGQQGHVAYPHLADNPIHRAAPALAELVSIEWDKGNEFFPPTSFQISNIKGGTGANNVIPGTMTVEFNFRFSTEQTEASLREQVEAIFQRHGFKHELKWTLSGNPFLTARGDLVTASVAAIQAVNGVSTELSTAGGTSDGRFIAPTGAQVMELGPVNKTIHQINECVAVDDLNALTIIYQKILERLLPEAKG from the coding sequence ATGTCCGCTACCCTCGATCTTGCTATCGACCTGATTTCACGCCCCTCCGTCACCCCGCTGGATGAAGGTTGCCAACAATTACTGGCTGATCGCCTTGCACCGTTAGGTTTCGTTGCCGAACATCTGCGCTTTGGTGACGTGGATAATATCTGGCTACGGCGCGGCACGACTTCCCCGGTATTTTGCTTTGCCGGGCATACCGATGTTGTACCGACAGGGCCATTGGATGCGTGGGATAGCCACCCGTTCCAACCGGAAATCCGTGACGGGATGCTCTACGGGCGTGGCTCGGCGGATATGAAAGGCAGCATTGCCGCATTCGCGATTGCTTGCGAAACCTTCGTGCGCGAAAACCCCAACCATCAAGGTTCGATTGCGTTTTTGATCACCAGTGACGAAGAAGGCCCTTCTATCAATGGCACAGTCAAAGTCGTCGAATGGCTGGAACAACGTAACGAGAAAATCGACTGGTGTCTGGTAGGCGAACCTTCCAGCACCTGTTGCGTAGGCGATGTGGTGAAAAACGGGCGACGCGGGTCGCTCAATGGCATCTTGACCGTGATTGGTCAGCAAGGGCATGTGGCCTACCCACATCTGGCGGATAACCCAATTCACCGCGCAGCACCTGCCTTGGCAGAACTGGTGAGCATTGAATGGGATAAGGGCAACGAATTTTTCCCACCAACCAGCTTCCAGATTTCCAATATCAAGGGGGGCACGGGTGCGAACAACGTAATCCCGGGAACGATGACGGTGGAATTCAACTTCCGCTTTTCGACCGAGCAGACCGAAGCAAGCTTACGTGAACAGGTGGAAGCGATTTTCCAGCGCCACGGCTTCAAGCATGAACTGAAGTGGACATTATCGGGGAATCCGTTTTTGACAGCGCGGGGCGATTTGGTCACGGCAAGCGTAGCTGCTATTCAGGCAGTCAACGGGGTAAGCACCGAACTGTCAACCGCAGGCGGCACATCCGACGGACGTTTCATTGCGCCCACCGGTGCACAGGTCATGGAGCTAGGCCCCGTCAATAAAACCATTCACCAAATCAATGAGTGCGTTGCGGTCGATGACCTGAACGCACTCACGATTATCTACCAGAAAATCCTGGAACGTTTATTGCCGGAAGCGAAGGGCTAG
- the rsfS gene encoding ribosome silencing factor encodes MELETLKQLVVQTLDDMKGQDIKTIDVRGKSAITDMMVIVTGNSNRHVKSLADSVELAVKQAGVQPLGIEGDNQSDWVLLDLNDIILHVMLASTRDYYNLEKLWEVGEGLPQFRPGMLDAATASENEVD; translated from the coding sequence ATGGAACTTGAGACACTTAAACAATTAGTCGTACAAACCCTGGATGATATGAAAGGCCAAGACATCAAGACGATTGATGTACGTGGCAAATCAGCCATTACCGATATGATGGTGATTGTTACGGGCAACTCTAACCGCCACGTGAAATCCCTCGCCGACTCGGTGGAGCTTGCTGTGAAACAGGCAGGTGTGCAACCGCTGGGCATCGAAGGCGATAACCAGTCTGACTGGGTGTTGCTGGATTTGAATGACATTATTTTGCACGTCATGCTCGCCAGCACCCGTGACTACTATAATCTGGAAAAGCTCTGGGAAGTGGGCGAAGGTCTGCCACAATTCCGCCCCGGCATGTTGGATGCTGCCACTGCTTCTGAAAACGAAGTCGACTAA
- the cysG gene encoding siroheme synthase CysG produces MDRFPVFLDLHNRPCLVVGGGKVAERKVDSLLNAGAALTLVSPEITAEMDIIISGQNVQHHARLFTDNDINGQFLVVAATNNPGVNAHIASLADARNVPVNVVNDASVGSFIIPSVVDRSPVTIAISTGGASPVLARQLRMRLETMISPQCGELAGITEEYRDIVKKRLPEAQRKTFWEQALKGTFAELVYAGHEDDARRLLDEMLAAYPNGKTMGEVYLVGAGPGDPDLLTFKALRLMQQADVMVYDRLVSKSILDMANQRAERIYVGKEKANHAVPQDKINDLLVELAKQGKRVLRLKGGDPFIFGRGGEEIETLAENGVPFQVVPGITAASGCSSYAGIPLTHRDYAQSCTFATGHLKDGTIDLNWAQLSQPNQTVVFYMGLTGIEVISQKLQAFGRSGDTPAALIEQGTTRNQRVHIGTVATLPQLVKDSGVRAPTLTIVGEVVNLHDKLHWYEPQRHVIASEFSRNPPVEA; encoded by the coding sequence ATGGATCGTTTTCCCGTCTTTCTCGACCTACATAACCGCCCTTGCCTCGTTGTTGGCGGTGGCAAAGTAGCAGAACGTAAAGTAGACAGCCTGCTCAATGCTGGAGCAGCACTCACGCTGGTTTCCCCTGAGATAACGGCAGAAATGGACATTATCATCAGTGGGCAAAACGTCCAGCACCATGCGCGTCTGTTTACCGACAACGATATTAACGGGCAATTCCTCGTCGTCGCCGCCACCAACAATCCCGGTGTAAATGCACACATTGCCAGCCTTGCTGATGCGCGAAATGTGCCCGTTAACGTGGTGAATGACGCATCCGTGGGCAGTTTCATCATTCCCTCGGTCGTCGACCGCTCCCCCGTCACCATTGCCATCTCCACGGGTGGCGCATCGCCCGTCTTGGCGCGGCAATTGCGGATGCGGCTGGAAACCATGATTTCCCCACAATGCGGCGAACTCGCAGGCATTACCGAAGAATACCGCGACATCGTGAAAAAGCGCCTGCCGGAAGCACAGCGCAAAACCTTCTGGGAACAAGCCCTGAAAGGCACCTTCGCCGAGTTGGTGTATGCCGGGCACGAAGACGATGCCCGCCGCCTGCTGGATGAAATGCTGGCTGCTTATCCCAACGGCAAAACCATGGGCGAAGTGTATCTGGTTGGTGCAGGCCCCGGCGACCCGGATTTGCTCACCTTCAAAGCCCTGCGCCTGATGCAACAAGCCGACGTGATGGTGTATGACCGTCTGGTTTCCAAGTCGATTCTGGACATGGCTAACCAACGCGCCGAACGCATTTACGTGGGCAAAGAAAAAGCCAATCACGCCGTTCCACAAGATAAAATCAACGACTTGCTAGTGGAACTTGCCAAACAAGGTAAGCGCGTATTGCGTTTGAAAGGTGGCGACCCGTTCATCTTTGGGCGCGGTGGCGAAGAAATCGAAACGTTGGCGGAAAACGGCGTACCGTTCCAAGTTGTACCGGGGATTACTGCCGCTTCCGGCTGCTCGTCTTATGCAGGCATCCCGCTCACCCACCGCGATTACGCGCAATCTTGCACCTTCGCCACCGGGCATTTGAAAGACGGCACGATTGATTTGAACTGGGCGCAATTGTCCCAACCAAATCAAACCGTGGTGTTTTACATGGGCTTAACCGGCATCGAAGTCATCAGCCAGAAATTGCAAGCATTCGGGCGTTCCGGTGACACGCCAGCAGCCCTGATTGAGCAGGGCACGACCCGTAACCAGCGTGTCCACATCGGCACGGTGGCAACCTTGCCACAACTGGTGAAGGACAGCGGGGTACGCGCCCCTACCCTGACGATCGTCGGCGAAGTCGTCAACCTGCACGACAAACTGCACTGGTATGAACCGCAACGCCACGTCATCGCCAGCGAATTCAGTCGCAACCCACCTGTGGAGGCATAA
- a CDS encoding LPS-assembly protein LptD, producing the protein MVNRLQQHCLRGVLFGLACSPSTLFAQTEWMACPVPEVAAAKGVQRPANLPPQAVYIEADSALFRDTGVSTMSGNVHVSQANRRLQADEASYEQPAGIVSGSGNVSFSSDNMQVRSSKLRYNLTQNTGEMREAEYHLSQADGQGFSKRVVQESPNLTRMEDSTYTTCPVEKPDWSLNAKTITLNHAEERGTARNATLKIRDVPVLYLPYFSFPLTDARKSGFLWPVIGTNTSSGLQLSTPYYWNLAPNYDLTLTPTLLSRRGLQLGGEFRYLTPKHKGTASYVLLPKDNASDKDNRFYFNVNNDTRLGELSSLQLKAEGVSDDQYFVDLGNSLAATSVVNLERRLEYRTAGSNWSFSSLLQNYQVLDGGTAPHARLPQLLLSYNPPQKSNGLNLKAETEYTNFTGSKTETNGKRLDLMTRVSKKFSTDAAYVKPSLTFRHTEYALDDANNTQISRSLPTASVDSGLFFEREIKEGRYIQTLEPRLFYTYTPYRDQSNIPVFDSSARSLSYNQLFSENRFTGKDRIADTNRLSASISTRIQSPKDGRELFRASIGQMYHFDDRKVTLPDTAALEGDRSELILEAAGEINPRTRISTTAYWDSEEKTVNAGEVRVHYKDDKKRVLNVGYAELKDEFKSANLSFAVPINNNWKAVGAWERDLKNNRDLETVIGAEYESCCWKTRVASRNYLLTDNTTRDNAVFVELELKGLGNFGSGTRDLLQNRVYGYE; encoded by the coding sequence ATGGTAAACCGACTACAACAGCATTGCTTACGTGGTGTACTATTTGGCCTAGCCTGTAGCCCCTCCACCTTATTTGCCCAAACTGAATGGATGGCCTGCCCCGTACCTGAGGTAGCCGCTGCCAAGGGTGTGCAACGCCCGGCAAATCTGCCCCCCCAAGCCGTTTATATCGAAGCAGACTCAGCACTGTTCCGAGACACGGGCGTCTCCACCATGAGCGGCAACGTGCATGTTTCGCAGGCAAACAGGCGCTTACAGGCCGATGAAGCCAGTTACGAACAACCCGCAGGCATTGTCAGCGGCTCCGGCAACGTCAGCTTCAGCAGTGACAATATGCAGGTGCGCAGCAGCAAGCTCCGCTACAACCTTACCCAGAACACCGGGGAAATGCGTGAGGCGGAATACCATCTGAGCCAAGCTGACGGACAAGGTTTCAGCAAGCGCGTGGTACAGGAATCCCCCAACCTGACCCGCATGGAAGATTCCACCTACACCACCTGCCCGGTCGAGAAACCAGACTGGAGCCTCAACGCCAAAACCATCACGCTGAACCACGCCGAGGAACGCGGCACTGCCCGTAACGCCACCCTAAAAATCCGCGATGTGCCGGTATTGTATTTGCCCTATTTCTCGTTTCCACTGACCGATGCTCGCAAATCAGGCTTCCTCTGGCCGGTCATCGGCACCAATACGAGCTCTGGCTTGCAACTCAGCACACCTTATTACTGGAACCTTGCCCCCAACTATGACCTCACCCTGACGCCAACCTTGTTGAGCCGTCGTGGCCTGCAACTGGGCGGTGAATTCCGCTACCTGACACCCAAGCATAAAGGCACGGCCTCTTACGTTTTACTCCCCAAAGACAATGCCAGCGACAAGGACAACCGTTTTTACTTCAATGTCAACAACGACACCCGATTGGGGGAACTTTCCAGCCTGCAACTCAAGGCAGAAGGCGTGTCAGATGACCAGTATTTTGTGGATCTCGGCAATTCACTGGCAGCCACCAGCGTCGTCAATCTGGAACGACGACTGGAATACCGCACCGCAGGCAGCAACTGGTCTTTTTCCAGCCTACTGCAAAACTATCAAGTATTGGATGGTGGCACTGCCCCCCACGCGCGCTTGCCCCAATTACTGCTGAGCTATAACCCGCCACAGAAAAGCAACGGCCTGAACCTGAAAGCAGAAACCGAATACACCAACTTTACTGGCAGTAAAACCGAAACCAACGGCAAGCGTCTGGATCTGATGACGCGAGTCAGCAAGAAATTCTCCACTGATGCCGCTTACGTCAAACCCTCGCTGACGTTTCGCCACACCGAATACGCGCTGGATGATGCCAATAACACCCAGATCAGCCGCTCATTACCGACTGCCAGCGTGGATTCAGGGCTATTCTTTGAACGTGAAATCAAAGAAGGGCGCTACATCCAGACACTGGAACCGCGCTTGTTCTACACTTACACGCCCTACCGTGACCAAAGCAATATCCCGGTGTTTGACTCTTCAGCACGCAGCCTGAGTTACAATCAGCTTTTTTCCGAAAACCGTTTTACCGGCAAAGACCGTATCGCGGATACCAACCGTTTATCGGCCTCGATTTCCACCCGCATCCAGTCTCCCAAGGATGGTCGCGAACTGTTCCGCGCCAGTATCGGGCAGATGTATCACTTCGATGACCGCAAAGTCACCTTGCCTGACACCGCTGCCTTAGAAGGCGACCGCTCCGAGTTGATTCTGGAAGCGGCGGGTGAAATCAACCCCCGTACCCGCATCAGCACCACCGCTTACTGGGACAGTGAAGAGAAAACCGTGAATGCTGGAGAAGTCCGCGTACACTACAAAGATGACAAAAAACGTGTCCTCAATGTTGGCTATGCCGAGCTTAAAGATGAATTCAAATCGGCGAATTTATCGTTTGCCGTTCCCATCAATAACAACTGGAAGGCCGTAGGTGCGTGGGAACGTGACTTGAAAAATAACCGTGACCTGGAAACCGTGATCGGTGCAGAATACGAAAGCTGCTGCTGGAAAACCCGCGTCGCCAGCCGTAATTATTTGCTTACCGACAACACCACCCGTGACAACGCCGTGTTTGTCGAGCTGGAGCTGAAAGGACTGGGTAACTTTGGCAGTGGGACACGTGACCTGCTGCAAAACCGAGTGTATGGATATGAATAA
- a CDS encoding DNA-binding protein has translation MTALHNNSQDNETGHTPMQTDDASNKRGRGRPKGATSSTLADVRSQAADEKRKIRDELTHKITQLRSQLDEMDANYKEEVRELREALRASEQRESFFRAALEERLHVVAEHIHKSLTDWATAELEEGQITQRKRGRPRKTFK, from the coding sequence ATGACGGCTTTACACAACAACAGTCAAGACAACGAAACAGGTCATACACCCATGCAGACTGATGATGCGTCTAACAAGCGCGGGCGGGGAAGACCCAAAGGGGCAACGTCAAGTACGTTGGCTGATGTACGGTCACAGGCAGCGGATGAGAAGCGTAAAATCCGCGATGAGCTGACCCATAAAATAACCCAGTTGCGCAGCCAGCTTGACGAGATGGATGCTAACTACAAGGAAGAAGTGCGCGAGTTACGCGAAGCCCTGCGGGCTAGTGAACAACGCGAATCCTTCTTCCGGGCGGCTTTGGAGGAGCGTCTACACGTCGTAGCAGAACACATCCATAAAAGCCTCACGGATTGGGCAACGGCGGAACTGGAAGAAGGGCAGATAACCCAGCGCAAGCGTGGGCGTCCGCGTAAAACCTTCAAATAA
- a CDS encoding ArsC family reductase codes for MTVMYGIPNCDTVKKARAWLGERGIEYTFHDFRKDGVNPVWLRAWVDEFGWETLVNRKGTTWRKLPEETRDNMDEAIALAVMEELPSIIKRPLLDLGSRHIVGFSPDTYRQLFQN; via the coding sequence ATGACCGTTATGTATGGCATCCCCAATTGCGACACCGTGAAAAAAGCCCGTGCATGGTTAGGTGAACGTGGCATTGAATACACCTTCCACGACTTCCGCAAAGACGGTGTGAACCCGGTATGGCTACGTGCTTGGGTGGATGAATTTGGCTGGGAAACGCTGGTCAACCGCAAAGGCACCACCTGGCGAAAACTGCCGGAAGAAACCCGCGACAACATGGATGAGGCCATTGCCCTCGCCGTGATGGAAGAACTGCCGTCGATCATCAAACGTCCGCTGCTCGATTTGGGGTCACGCCACATCGTCGGTTTTTCACCCGATACTTACCGCCAACTCTTTCAAAACTAA
- a CDS encoding S24 family peptidase — MSETRINVETFKQNLHAVAQPDFKHNMGTEGSCSENEPYALQVIDDSMEPEFAKGCVIVIDPTGIVRDGAYVFAVDNKDEYIFRQLRIIEGKYILTALHEDYEAIEINGMKQIIGVITQRAGKRRSYHKWYDK, encoded by the coding sequence ATGTCAGAAACCCGCATCAACGTTGAAACCTTCAAGCAAAATCTACATGCTGTTGCGCAACCCGACTTCAAGCACAATATGGGCACCGAAGGCAGTTGCTCGGAAAACGAACCCTATGCCCTGCAAGTCATTGATGACAGCATGGAACCGGAATTCGCCAAAGGTTGCGTCATCGTCATCGACCCGACCGGCATTGTGCGTGACGGTGCGTATGTATTCGCCGTGGATAACAAGGATGAATACATCTTCCGGCAGCTCCGCATTATCGAAGGCAAATACATCCTGACCGCGCTTCACGAAGATTACGAAGCCATTGAAATCAATGGGATGAAGCAGATTATTGGTGTCATCACCCAACGTGCGGGCAAGCGCCGCTCTTACCACAAGTGGTACGACAAATGA